The following proteins come from a genomic window of Pichia kudriavzevii chromosome 1, complete sequence:
- a CDS encoding uncharacterized protein (PKUD0A00390; similar to Saccharomyces cerevisiae YLL027W (ISA1); ancestral locus Anc_4.31) — MFTRISLQRQVPRLAFNNYRLLNTSSASKLPLLNVNLAPKTHNPNSISFTSSDSSQLHPQPQLQSSSKKWSRHVIKSSQELNDELDQQAKEEDTKKLAHPTTGKKTRKRRTLKPLKAPITLTENAKVHLRALNDGPEPKLIRISVKNRGCSGLTYHLEYIDKPDKFDEIVEQDGIKVVIDSKALFSIIGSEMDWVDNKLSSKFVFKNPNSKGTCGCGESFMV, encoded by the coding sequence ATGTTCACACGTATATCATTGCAAAGACAAGTACCACGGTTGGCATTCAATAACTACCGCTTATTGAATACGTCGTCCGCCTCAAAATTACCTCTGTTAAACGTCAACCTGGCGCCAAAAACTCATAACCCGAATTCTATCTCATTCACTTCTTCAGATTCTTCTCAGCTGCATCCGCAACCACAGTTAcaatcatcttcaaaaaagtGGTCGAGACACGTTATTAAATCTAGTCAGGAATTAAATGATGAGCTAGATCAACAAGCAAAGGAGGAGGATACAAAGAAACTAGCGCATCCTACGACAGGCAAGAAAActagaaagagaaggacGTTGAAACCTTTAAAAGCTCCAATTACATTGACTGAAAATGCCAAGGTTCATTTACGTGCTTTAAACGATGGTCCTGAACCTAAATTGATTAGAATATCCGTCAAAAATAGAGGATGTTCTGGTTTAACCTACCACCTAGAATACATTGACAAACCAGATAAATTCGATGAAATAGTTGAACAAGATGGTATCAAAGTAGTGATTGATTCTAAGGCTTTATTCAGTATAATAGGTTCAGAAATGGATTGGGTTGACAATAAGTTGAGTTCtaaatttgttttcaagaatCCAAATTCGAAAGGGACATGTGGTTGCGGTGAATCTTTTATGGTATGA
- a CDS encoding uncharacterized protein (PKUD0A00400; similar to Saccharomyces cerevisiae YLL029W (FRA1); ancestral locus Anc_4.29) → MSNRQNNPVNMAKPSMFSLLSRNGIAGATTIREASQGLRFPNSNGRCNDCTCSPGLLSRNRRSSMYLRRMMSSSSVSPSHRHGHGHGSPGSSAPSSPGRYRSPVIDEVTSEDNLCKVVQDMNTSLRLEKIRNLMKESNLGVYIVPSEDAHQSEYTSPVDQRRAFISGFSGSAGVAVITRELTSMNETPEGLALLATDGRYFTQAANELDFNWTLLKMNTPGVPSWEQSAIDHAASLSLDSGSVVNIGIDPRLITYSSVQHIQRLIEEKQKENEKYQIKLIPVRGNLVDKIWNDFEAVPAREFKPIFKLDDKYTGETTTSKINRLFDDYMTKNGSSTLIVSALDEIAWLLNLRGNDIEYNPLFYSYLIINGKDNLTLYTDKHERFDGLQDYLKEINCNLKLYDEVWYDIRKIATELHNLKKKLLLTEEATWKMVNCIIARNFTMIESPIKSMKEIKNDVELKGQTEAQISDGYALIKYFAWLEKELVDKSSFITEHEAAMELLKIREELSNFRGLSFETISSTGSNAAIIHYSPPAVGSSLINPNKIYLCDSGSQFLNGTTDTTRTLHFGEPSCEEIENYTLVLKGHIALARLVIPNDRVTGYQIDCIARQFLWSKGLDYMHGTGHGVDSYGPVHSAGVGIGFRPYCNKNTIKAGHLVSNEPGYYKPGEYGIRIENMVYLREVKEKEGWLEFVTTTKVPYCKKLIDVKLLSDDEKKWINDYHRDIWELFSPKLEKKSYEWNWLKRETSPL, encoded by the coding sequence TGTACGTGTTCTCCAGGTTTATTATCCAGAAATAGACGGTCTTCAATGTATCTAAGACGCATGATGTCTAGTTCCAGTGTTTCTCCCTCACATAGACATGGTCATGGACATGGTAGTCCAGGTTCAAGTGCACCTTCTTCGCCCGGCAGATATCGCTCACCAGTAATTGACGAAGTCACGAGCGAAGACAACCTATGTAAAGTTGTTCAGGATATGAATACCAGCTTGAGGTTGGAAAAGATCAGAAACTTGATGAAGGAATCTAATTTGGGCGTCTATATTGTACCATCAGAGGATGCCCATCAATCTGAGTACACGTCACCTGTTGATCAACGTAGAGCTTTTATTTCTGGATTTAGTGGGTCAGCTGGTGTCGCCGTCATTACAAGGGAACTTACGAGTATGAACGAAACACCTGAAGGTTTGGCCTTACTAGCCACTGATGGTAGATACTTCACCCAAGCTGCAAACGAACTTGATTTTAATTGGactttgttgaagatgaacaCACCAGGAGTACCTAGCTGGGAGCAGTCTGCAATAGACCATGCAGCTTCGTTATCATTAGATTCTGGTTCTGTTGTTAACATCGGTATTGATCCAAGGCTAATTACTTACAGTTCTGTCCAACATATCCAAAGGttaattgaagagaaacaaaaggaaaacgaGAAATATCAGATCAAATTGATACCGGTCAGAGGGAATTTAGTTGACAAAATCTGGAATGATTTTGAGGCTGTTCCTGCTAGAGAATTCAAACCTATTTTCAAACTGGATGATAAGTACACCGGTGAAACAACAACTAGTAAAATTAATAGATTATTTGATGATTACATGACAAAGAATGGGTCGTCCACATTAATTGTTAGTGCATTGGATGAAATTGCATGGCTATTAAATTTGAGAGGTAACGATATTGAGTATAATCCGCTGTTTTATTCTTATTTGATTATCAATGGTAAGGATAATCTAACCTTATATACTGATAAACATGAAAGGTTTGATGGTTTGCAAGACTatttaaaagaaatcaactGTAACTTGAAACTCTATGACGAAGTTTGGTATGACATCAGAAAAATCGCCACTGAATTACATaatctgaagaagaaacttTTATTAACTGAAGAGGCAACCTGGAAAATGGTCAATTGTATTATTGCAAGAAATTTCACGATGATTGAATCGccaataaaatcaatgaagGAAATCAAGAACGATGTTGAACTAAAGGGCCAAACCGAAGCTCAGATTAGTGATGGTTATGCATTaatcaaatattttgcATGGCTTGAGAAAGAGTTGGTTGACAAGAGCTCATTTATCACAGAACATGAAGCAGCAATGGAACTATTGAAGATCAGAGAAGAGTTATCAAATTTCAGAGGTTTATCTTTTGAGACAATTTCTTCCACCGGCTCTAATGCAGCCATTATCCACTATTCGCCACCCGCTGTCGGTTCAAGTTTAATCAATCCAAATAAGATCTATCTTTGTGATTCGGGTTCACAATTTCTCAACGGTACCACAGACACAACCCGTACGCTACATTTTGGAGAACCAAGCTGTGAAGAGATTGAGAATTACACATTAGTTTTAAAAGGTCATATAGCATTGGCTAGATTGGTAATACCGAATGACAGAGTTACAGGATACCAAATTGACTGTATTGCCAGACAATTCCTATGGAGTAAGGGCTTAGACTATATGCATGGTACTGGACATGGAGTGGACTCATATGGGCCTGTTCATAGTGCGGGGGTTGGTATTGGATTCCGTCCATATTGtaataaaaatacaatCAAGGCTGGACACTTAGTCAGTAATGAGCCAGGATACTACAAACCTGGAGAGTATGGTATCAGAATCGAGAATATGGTTTATTTGCGAGAAgttaaagaaaaggaggGGTGGTTGGAATTTGTGACTACTACCAAAGTACCATATTGTAAGAAATTAATCGATGTCAAACTACTGAgcgatgatgaaaaaaaatggattaATGACTATCATCGTGATATTTGGGAATTGTTCTCGCCTaagttggagaaaaaatctTATGAATGGAACTGGTTGAAGAGGGAAACTTCACCACTGTAA